A DNA window from Buttiauxella agrestis contains the following coding sequences:
- the aroF gene encoding 3-deoxy-7-phosphoheptulonate synthase AroF → MQKDALNNVHISDEQVLITPDQLKAEFPLTAAQEAQIEQSRQTISNIIAGRDPRLLVVCGPCSIHDPETAIEYARRFKTLSEQVSDSLYLVMRVYFEKPRTTVGWKGLINDPHMDGSFDVEGGLKIARNLLVELVSMGLPLATEALDPNSPQYLGDLFSWSAIGARTTESQTHREMASGLSMPVGFKNGTDGSLGTAINAMRAASMPHRFVGINQAGQVCLLQTQGNPDGHVILRGGKAPNYSPADVAQCEKEMEQAGLRPALMIDCSHGNSNKDYRRQPGVAESAVAQIKDGNRSIIGLMIESNIHEGNQSSEQPRSEMKYGVSVTDACIDWETTETLLREIHKDLNGTLAARQA, encoded by the coding sequence ATGCAAAAAGACGCGCTGAACAACGTTCATATTTCTGACGAACAGGTACTTATCACTCCGGATCAATTGAAAGCGGAATTCCCGCTGACTGCCGCTCAAGAAGCGCAGATTGAACAGTCCCGTCAGACGATTTCCAACATTATCGCTGGCCGCGATCCTCGTCTGTTGGTGGTGTGTGGACCTTGCTCAATCCACGATCCTGAAACCGCGATTGAATATGCTCGTCGTTTTAAAACACTGTCTGAACAAGTCAGCGATAGTCTGTACCTCGTGATGCGCGTCTATTTTGAAAAGCCACGTACTACTGTGGGCTGGAAAGGATTGATTAACGATCCTCATATGGACGGCTCGTTTGATGTTGAAGGTGGTTTGAAAATCGCGCGTAACTTGCTGGTAGAACTGGTCAGCATGGGTCTGCCGTTGGCGACCGAAGCGCTTGATCCAAACAGTCCGCAATACCTTGGCGATCTGTTCAGCTGGTCTGCAATCGGTGCGCGTACTACTGAATCTCAGACTCACCGTGAAATGGCGTCCGGCCTTTCTATGCCAGTTGGTTTCAAAAATGGTACTGATGGCAGCCTCGGTACTGCGATCAATGCGATGCGTGCCGCATCGATGCCGCATCGTTTCGTCGGCATCAACCAGGCAGGCCAGGTTTGCTTGCTGCAAACTCAGGGAAATCCTGATGGTCATGTGATTTTACGCGGTGGCAAAGCGCCTAACTACAGCCCGGCAGATGTCGCGCAGTGTGAAAAAGAGATGGAGCAGGCGGGACTCCGTCCGGCCTTGATGATAGATTGCAGCCATGGCAACTCAAACAAAGACTACCGCCGCCAGCCGGGCGTAGCTGAATCAGCTGTCGCTCAAATCAAAGATGGCAATCGTTCTATTATTGGCCTGATGATTGAAAGTAACATCCACGAGGGAAATCAATCTTCAGAGCAACCTCGCAGTGAAATGAAATACGGTGTTTCCGTAACAGATGCATGCATCGATTGGGAAACGACAGAGACTTTACTGCGTGAGATTCATAAAGATCTGAACGGTACGCTTGCGGCGCGTCAGGCATAA
- the tyrA gene encoding bifunctional chorismate mutase/prephenate dehydrogenase: MVAELTALRDQIDEVDKALLGLLARRLELVAEVGEVKSQYGLPIYVPEREAAMLASRRKEAEALGVPPDLIEDVLRRVMRESYSSENDKGFKTLFPALRPVVIVGGGGQMGRLFEKMLTLSGYQVRILEKEDWAKAPELMADAGMVIVSVPIHITEQVIAQLPRLPDDCILVDLASVKNGPLQAMLAAHQGPVLGLHPMFGPDSGSLAKQVVVYCDGRQPEAYQWFLEQIQVWGARLHRSTAVEHDQNMAFIQALRHFATFAYGLHLAEENVQLEQLLALSSPIYRLELAMVGRLFAQDPQLYADIIMSSESNLDLIKRYYKRFGEAIGLLEHGDKQAFIDSFRKVEHWFGDYAQRFQSESRTLLRQANDSRP; the protein is encoded by the coding sequence ATGGTGGCTGAATTGACCGCGCTACGCGATCAAATTGACGAAGTGGATAAGGCGTTGCTGGGGCTACTGGCACGCCGCCTGGAACTGGTAGCAGAAGTTGGCGAAGTCAAAAGCCAGTATGGTTTACCGATTTATGTCCCGGAACGTGAAGCTGCAATGTTGGCTTCACGCCGCAAAGAAGCTGAAGCTTTGGGGGTTCCACCGGATCTGATTGAAGATGTTCTGCGCCGCGTAATGCGAGAGTCCTACTCAAGCGAGAACGATAAAGGTTTCAAAACACTGTTTCCTGCGTTACGCCCGGTGGTTATCGTCGGTGGTGGCGGTCAGATGGGGCGCTTGTTTGAAAAGATGCTCACTCTGTCTGGCTATCAGGTTCGTATTCTTGAAAAAGAAGACTGGGCTAAGGCGCCAGAGTTAATGGCTGATGCTGGGATGGTGATTGTGAGTGTTCCGATTCACATCACAGAACAAGTTATCGCTCAATTACCCCGGCTGCCTGATGACTGTATTCTGGTCGATTTGGCATCCGTGAAGAATGGCCCACTGCAAGCTATGTTGGCTGCACATCAGGGACCAGTGCTCGGTCTGCATCCTATGTTTGGCCCAGATAGCGGAAGCCTTGCGAAGCAAGTCGTGGTTTATTGTGATGGTCGTCAGCCTGAAGCGTATCAGTGGTTCCTTGAACAAATTCAAGTCTGGGGTGCGCGTTTACACCGTTCTACAGCTGTTGAACACGATCAGAATATGGCCTTTATTCAGGCGCTGCGCCACTTCGCAACTTTTGCCTATGGTTTGCATCTGGCTGAAGAGAATGTGCAGTTAGAGCAGTTGCTTGCGCTTTCATCGCCGATTTATCGCCTGGAACTGGCAATGGTAGGGCGCTTATTTGCACAAGATCCGCAGCTTTACGCAGACATTATTATGTCTTCAGAAAGCAATCTGGATCTGATTAAGCGCTATTACAAACGTTTTGGTGAGGCTATTGGCTTACTGGAGCATGGCGATAAACAAGCATTTATCGACAGCTTCCGCAAAGTTGAACACTGGTTTGGTGATTATGCCCAACGTTTCCAGAGTGAAAGCCGCACTTTATTACGTCAGGCTAATGATAGCCGCCCGTAG
- a CDS encoding SMP-30/gluconolactonase/LRE family protein, producing MAQPQVLFDYTGHLPECPTWSAEENCLYWTDILENEIHRYNIESKKHDVIQFSEEVGCFALCETGGFIVALRSGIYLTNRTGLITRKVCDNPNNPALARFNDGGTDREGRFYAGTFWGPGDYNGALLCRVDNDLTPHVIQHDIHGANGLAFSEDKKWMFTSDTPNRVIYRTPLNEQGEPGKREVFKRFEPGQGIPDGAAIDVEGCYWTALFDGYRIARLSPTGEILEEYPLPVRCPTMVCFGGYDMKTLFITTTRENMDDAEVAAKPLSGAIFTLGVAVAGMPKLKFKQTL from the coding sequence ATGGCACAGCCGCAGGTTCTGTTCGATTACACCGGCCACTTACCTGAATGCCCGACATGGAGTGCAGAAGAAAATTGCCTCTACTGGACAGACATTCTCGAAAATGAAATTCATCGCTATAACATCGAAAGCAAAAAGCACGATGTAATCCAATTTTCAGAGGAAGTCGGCTGTTTTGCTTTATGCGAAACGGGCGGTTTTATTGTTGCGCTGCGAAGTGGAATTTATCTCACCAATCGCACTGGGCTTATCACTCGTAAAGTTTGTGATAATCCCAATAACCCGGCTTTAGCTCGTTTCAATGATGGTGGAACTGACAGAGAGGGGCGTTTTTACGCCGGAACATTTTGGGGACCGGGCGATTACAACGGTGCGTTACTGTGCCGCGTGGACAACGATCTGACGCCGCATGTCATTCAACATGATATTCATGGTGCTAACGGTTTAGCGTTTAGTGAAGATAAAAAATGGATGTTTACCTCCGATACGCCAAACCGAGTGATTTACCGAACCCCTTTAAATGAGCAAGGTGAACCGGGCAAACGCGAAGTGTTTAAGCGTTTCGAGCCGGGGCAAGGAATTCCTGACGGCGCCGCAATTGACGTGGAAGGCTGCTACTGGACAGCATTGTTTGATGGTTATCGGATTGCCCGTTTATCGCCGACGGGTGAAATACTTGAAGAGTACCCGTTGCCGGTTCGATGCCCGACAATGGTGTGCTTTGGCGGCTATGATATGAAAACGTTGTTTATCACCACAACGCGAGAAAATATGGATGATGCAGAAGTTGCTGCGAAGCCATTATCTGGGGCGATTTTTACGCTCGGCGTCGCGGTTGCGGGAATGCCCAAACTGAAGTTTAAACAGACGCTGTAA
- the pheA gene encoding bifunctional chorismate mutase/prephenate dehydratase, with protein sequence MSETNPLLALRDKISALDVKLLALLAERRLLAVEVGKAKLATHRPVRDIDRERDLLERLITLGKTHNLDAHYITRLFQLIIEDSVLTQQTLLQQHLNKTNPQSARIAFLGPKGSYSHLAARQYAARHFEQFIESGCAKFHDIFNQVETGQADYAVVPLENTSSGAINDVYDLLQHTSLSIVAEMTVPIDHCVLVKGTTDLDTIQTVYSHPQPFQQCSQFINRYPNWKIEYCESTSAAMEKVAQENSPHVAALGSEAGGALYGLQVLERNLANQTQNITRFIVLARKAVEVTDQVPAKTTLLIATGQQAGALVEALLVLRNHNLIMTKLESRPINGNPWEEMFYLDVQANLNDETMRKALRELGEITRSMKVLGCYPSENVVPVDPA encoded by the coding sequence ATGAGTGAGACAAACCCATTGCTGGCACTACGCGATAAAATCAGTGCACTGGATGTAAAACTGCTGGCTTTGCTGGCAGAACGTCGCTTGTTGGCTGTAGAAGTCGGAAAAGCCAAACTTGCGACTCATCGCCCAGTACGTGATATCGATCGTGAGCGAGATTTGCTGGAGCGCCTGATTACTCTGGGTAAAACGCATAATCTGGACGCCCATTACATCACTCGTCTGTTTCAACTCATCATTGAAGACTCAGTCCTGACACAGCAAACGCTATTGCAGCAGCATCTTAATAAAACCAATCCGCAGTCAGCTCGAATCGCGTTCCTCGGCCCAAAAGGTTCTTACTCGCACCTTGCTGCTCGTCAGTATGCCGCTCGTCACTTTGAACAGTTTATTGAAAGTGGCTGCGCCAAGTTCCATGACATCTTCAACCAGGTTGAAACGGGCCAGGCCGATTACGCTGTCGTACCGCTAGAAAACACCAGCTCTGGTGCCATCAATGATGTGTACGATTTATTACAACACACCAGCTTGTCTATCGTTGCTGAAATGACCGTGCCAATCGACCACTGCGTGTTAGTCAAAGGTACTACCGATTTAGACACGATTCAGACGGTATACAGCCATCCGCAACCTTTCCAGCAATGTAGCCAGTTCATTAACCGTTATCCGAACTGGAAAATTGAGTATTGCGAAAGCACTTCTGCTGCAATGGAAAAAGTCGCGCAGGAAAACTCACCACATGTTGCAGCGCTAGGCAGCGAAGCCGGCGGTGCGCTTTATGGCTTACAAGTTCTTGAACGCAACCTGGCAAACCAGACACAAAACATTACCCGTTTCATTGTGTTGGCACGTAAAGCGGTAGAAGTGACCGACCAGGTCCCAGCCAAAACGACCTTGCTGATCGCTACCGGTCAACAAGCCGGTGCTCTTGTAGAAGCGCTGCTGGTTCTGCGTAATCACAATCTGATTATGACGAAACTGGAATCTCGCCCGATTAACGGCAATCCGTGGGAAGAGATGTTTTATCTGGATGTTCAGGCAAACCTGAACGATGAAACGATGCGTAAAGCTCTGCGCGAACTGGGTGAAATCACTCGCTCCATGAAAGTGCTCGGTTGCTATCCAAGCGAAAACGTAGTGCCAGTCGACCCGGCATAG
- the pheL gene encoding pheA operon leader peptide PheL gives MKLFPFFFAFFFTFP, from the coding sequence ATGAAACTATTTCCGTTTTTCTTCGCATTCTTTTTTACCTTCCCCTGA
- the raiA gene encoding ribosome-associated translation inhibitor RaiA: MTMNITSKQMEITPAIRQHVADRLTKLDKWQTHLINPHIVLSKEPKGFVADATINTPNGQLVASAKHDDMYTAINDLINKLERQLNKVQHKGEARRTAGSVKDVAIAEIEEE; this comes from the coding sequence ATGACAATGAACATTACCAGCAAGCAAATGGAAATCACCCCAGCTATTCGTCAGCACGTCGCAGACCGTCTCACTAAACTGGACAAGTGGCAAACTCATCTAATTAATCCACACATTGTTTTGTCCAAAGAACCGAAAGGATTTGTGGCTGATGCCACCATTAATACGCCAAACGGCCAGCTCGTAGCGAGCGCTAAACACGATGATATGTATACGGCTATCAACGATTTGATTAACAAACTGGAGCGGCAGTTGAATAAAGTGCAACACAAAGGTGAAGCGCGTCGCACAGCAGGCTCAGTGAAAGACGTTGCTATCGCGGAAATTGAAGAAGAGTAA
- the bamD gene encoding outer membrane protein assembly factor BamD: MTRMKYLVAAATLSLALAGCSSSKDEVPDNPPSEIYATAQQKLQDGNFKAAITQLEALDNRYPFGPYSQQVQLDLIYAYYKNADLPLAQAAIDRFMRLNPTHPNIDYVLYMRGLTDMALDDSALQGFFGVDRSDRDPQHARDAFNDFSKLVRGYPNSQYVTDATKRLVFLKDRLAKYELSVAQYYTKRGAWVAVVNRVEGMLRDFPDTQATRDGLKLMENAYREMQMPAQADKVAKIIAANSSKA; encoded by the coding sequence ATGACGCGTATGAAATATCTGGTGGCAGCAGCCACGTTGAGCCTGGCTTTGGCTGGTTGCTCCAGTTCCAAGGATGAGGTTCCTGATAATCCACCTTCTGAGATCTATGCGACTGCCCAGCAAAAGTTGCAGGACGGTAACTTTAAAGCGGCGATAACGCAACTGGAAGCGCTGGATAACCGTTATCCGTTCGGGCCTTACTCACAGCAAGTGCAGTTAGATCTTATTTACGCTTACTATAAGAACGCTGATTTGCCGCTGGCTCAGGCTGCGATCGATCGCTTTATGCGTCTGAATCCTACCCATCCAAACATCGACTACGTACTTTACATGCGTGGTCTGACGGACATGGCGTTGGATGATAGCGCATTACAAGGTTTCTTCGGTGTAGATCGTTCAGACCGGGATCCACAGCATGCTCGTGATGCTTTCAACGATTTCTCTAAACTGGTTCGTGGTTATCCGAACAGCCAGTATGTCACCGATGCCACCAAGCGTCTGGTGTTCCTGAAAGATCGTTTAGCGAAATATGAGCTTTCGGTGGCGCAATACTACACTAAACGCGGCGCGTGGGTTGCAGTAGTTAACCGTGTCGAAGGAATGTTGCGCGATTTCCCTGATACTCAGGCCACTCGTGATGGTCTGAAGTTGATGGAAAATGCTTACCGCGAAATGCAAATGCCGGCTCAGGCCGATAAAGTTGCTAAAATTATTGCGGCTAACAGCAGCAAAGCCTGA